A single region of the Alosa alosa isolate M-15738 ecotype Scorff River chromosome 6, AALO_Geno_1.1, whole genome shotgun sequence genome encodes:
- the c6h16orf89 gene encoding UPF0764 protein C16orf89 homolog isoform X1, which produces MTTPYVLLVFCLTTVLPTQQEVIDDVLTSLRKGVTFLEKQSRNINLDGVVGYKILHAQLAKAVQSWPRDLDSITQRSAAASLLKMLDNSLGQAIKSLQVTEPKYYREFEPLMDTSFWSIPLDWTTTDPSLVYATRRSTECYDEQLSDKCMTLLLGTWKDNGTPCIVTKLCRDTMTRFGCPHYSLSHQVLYFMIGKMNGCSKMLKGEMRQSRVNMTVQHYQRIFCSNMMKSNQEIYKNGFTGQTHDIFIENILLCGLAGFSDFYNLDWLEHILLWQDPEDGCFGKEYDFSLGFLEEHIAPQQPHRRVKRREKTLRDGCSSHMTGVAVSALGGYLNFYLSEQDITKRPLT; this is translated from the exons ATGACAACGCCGTACGTACTTCTTGTATTTTGTTTGACCACAGTTCTCCCAACACAGCAAGAGGTTATCGATGATGTACTGACAAGCCTAAGGAAAGGAGTTACTTTCTTGGAAAAACAGTCCAGAAATATCAACCTCGATGGCGTTGTGGGATACAAAATTCTTCATG CTCAACTTGCGAAAGCTGTTCAGTCATGGCCCAGAGACCTAGACAGCATAACTCAGCGCTCAGCAGCAGCCTCCCTTTTAAAAATGTTAGATAACAGCTTGGGCCAGGCAATCAAATCACTACAGGTGACAGAACCGAAATACTACAGAG AATTTGAACCTCTGATGGACACATCATTTTGGTCCATACCGCTTGATTGGACCACCACAGACCCCTCCCTTGTGTATGCTACTCGGAGATCCACAGAGTGCTATGATGAACAGCTCAGTGACAAGTGCATGACCCTTCTCTTAGGCACATG GAAAGATAATGGAACCCCATGCATTGTAACAAAACTATGCCGAGACACTATGACACGATTTGGCTGTCCACACTATTCCCTGTCTCACCAGGTGCTTTATTTCATGATTGGGAAAATG AATGGTTGTTCCAAAATGCTCAAGGGGGAGATGCGACAATCAAGAGTCAACATGACTGTGCAGCACTACCAACGGATCTTCTGCTCCAACATGATGAAGAGTAACCAGGAGATCTATAAAAATGGCTTCACTGGCCAAACTCACGACATTTTTATCGAAAATA TACTCCTGTGTGGCTTGGCTGGCTTCTCAGATTTCTACAATCTCGATTGGCTGGAACACATATTGCTATGGCAAGACCCTGAAGATGGTTGTTTTGGGAAAGAGT ATGACTTCTCCCTCGGTTTCCTGGAAGAACATATAGCACCACAACAACCTCACAGAAGAGTGAAGAGGAGGGAAAAGACCCTCAGAG ATGGATGTTCTAGTCACATGACTGGTGTTGCTGTGAGTGCTCTGGGAGGGTACCTGAACTTTTACCTCTCCGAGCAGGACATCACAAAGAGACCACTCACCTGA
- the c6h16orf89 gene encoding UPF0764 protein C16orf89 homolog isoform X3 yields the protein MLKGEMRQSRVNMTVQHYQRIFCSNMMKSNQEIYKNGFTGQTHDIFIENILLCGLAGFSDFYNLDWLEHILLWQDPEDGCFGKEYDFSLGFLEEHIAPQQPHRRVKRREKTLRDGCSSHMTGVAVSALGGYLNFYLSEQDITKRPLT from the exons ATGCTCAAGGGGGAGATGCGACAATCAAGAGTCAACATGACTGTGCAGCACTACCAACGGATCTTCTGCTCCAACATGATGAAGAGTAACCAGGAGATCTATAAAAATGGCTTCACTGGCCAAACTCACGACATTTTTATCGAAAATA TACTCCTGTGTGGCTTGGCTGGCTTCTCAGATTTCTACAATCTCGATTGGCTGGAACACATATTGCTATGGCAAGACCCTGAAGATGGTTGTTTTGGGAAAGAGT ATGACTTCTCCCTCGGTTTCCTGGAAGAACATATAGCACCACAACAACCTCACAGAAGAGTGAAGAGGAGGGAAAAGACCCTCAGAG ATGGATGTTCTAGTCACATGACTGGTGTTGCTGTGAGTGCTCTGGGAGGGTACCTGAACTTTTACCTCTCCGAGCAGGACATCACAAAGAGACCACTCACCTGA
- the c6h16orf89 gene encoding UPF0764 protein C16orf89 homolog isoform X2 produces MTTPYVLLVFCLTTVLPTQQEVIDDVLTSLRKGVTFLEKQSRNINLDGVVGYKILHAQLAKAVQSWPRDLDSITQRSAAASLLKMLDNSLGQAIKSLQVTEPKYYREFEPLMDTSFWSIPLDWTTTDPSLVYATRRSTECYDEQLSDKCMTLLLGTWKDNGTPCIVTKLCRDTMTRFGCPHYSLSHQNGCSKMLKGEMRQSRVNMTVQHYQRIFCSNMMKSNQEIYKNGFTGQTHDIFIENILLCGLAGFSDFYNLDWLEHILLWQDPEDGCFGKEYDFSLGFLEEHIAPQQPHRRVKRREKTLRDGCSSHMTGVAVSALGGYLNFYLSEQDITKRPLT; encoded by the exons ATGACAACGCCGTACGTACTTCTTGTATTTTGTTTGACCACAGTTCTCCCAACACAGCAAGAGGTTATCGATGATGTACTGACAAGCCTAAGGAAAGGAGTTACTTTCTTGGAAAAACAGTCCAGAAATATCAACCTCGATGGCGTTGTGGGATACAAAATTCTTCATG CTCAACTTGCGAAAGCTGTTCAGTCATGGCCCAGAGACCTAGACAGCATAACTCAGCGCTCAGCAGCAGCCTCCCTTTTAAAAATGTTAGATAACAGCTTGGGCCAGGCAATCAAATCACTACAGGTGACAGAACCGAAATACTACAGAG AATTTGAACCTCTGATGGACACATCATTTTGGTCCATACCGCTTGATTGGACCACCACAGACCCCTCCCTTGTGTATGCTACTCGGAGATCCACAGAGTGCTATGATGAACAGCTCAGTGACAAGTGCATGACCCTTCTCTTAGGCACATG GAAAGATAATGGAACCCCATGCATTGTAACAAAACTATGCCGAGACACTATGACACGATTTGGCTGTCCACACTATTCCCTGTCTCACCAG AATGGTTGTTCCAAAATGCTCAAGGGGGAGATGCGACAATCAAGAGTCAACATGACTGTGCAGCACTACCAACGGATCTTCTGCTCCAACATGATGAAGAGTAACCAGGAGATCTATAAAAATGGCTTCACTGGCCAAACTCACGACATTTTTATCGAAAATA TACTCCTGTGTGGCTTGGCTGGCTTCTCAGATTTCTACAATCTCGATTGGCTGGAACACATATTGCTATGGCAAGACCCTGAAGATGGTTGTTTTGGGAAAGAGT ATGACTTCTCCCTCGGTTTCCTGGAAGAACATATAGCACCACAACAACCTCACAGAAGAGTGAAGAGGAGGGAAAAGACCCTCAGAG ATGGATGTTCTAGTCACATGACTGGTGTTGCTGTGAGTGCTCTGGGAGGGTACCTGAACTTTTACCTCTCCGAGCAGGACATCACAAAGAGACCACTCACCTGA